Below is a window of Sulfurisphaera ohwakuensis DNA.
AGGGCATAATAAACAGCCTCTGATATAGCAATTCCTAATGATCCAGGAGTATTAGGATCTTTAGCTAAAACTTCTCTTCCATATCTAGTGAATTCTGAAGGACTTGGATGTACTTGTGCATTGTACATTTGCATTAGATATCTTCTATACGGTTTTGCGTAATAACTAGTTCTAACCATGAAGATGTGAGCTTGAATATTAAATAATGCAGAAGCCAATGCTACTGCAGATCCCCATTGTCCTGCACCAGTCTCAGTTGAAACAAATTTAGCGTTATCGAGTTTTGCAAAATATACGTGAGCTAATGCACTATTTATTTTATGTGATCCAGTATAAGTATGACTTTCCATTTTCATGTATATCTTTATATGTCCTCCTAAGTATTCTTCCAGTTTTCTAGCTCTTATTATAGGTGTCGGTCTTCCAACTTGCAGATATCGTTGAAGAACTTCTTCCGGAATTTTTATGTATCTCTCCTTTGAGAACTCAAGTTCAAGTACTTTACTGGGTAATACTTGTTTTAATATTTCAAAAGATTTTCCAGTAGGGTCTTGGGGTTCTGGTAAGGGTTCTGGTAAATCTGGTAAAATATTATACCATTCTGTTGGTATTTCATCTTGCGGTAAATCGAACCTAACTTTTTCGAGCATACAATAATAATATCATTTCTCTTTATTAGCGTTTTCCAAATTCTTTTATACCGCCTTTAGTAGTAGTTTTATTGATGGAAGACTTTATTGATAAGTTAAGCAATGTAGTAGCGAAACTTTATAAAGGGGAGCCTCTAACAGAAGAAGAAAGGGCTTATGCTATCGCTATATTTGAGACTGTAGCCCAATATCTTAAAACCTGGAATGATTTAACTAAAAAGTTAGAGGAGCTAGAGAAAAAAGTAAAAATGCAAGAGGAGGAGATAAATAGAATGATCGAATATGAGAGAGAATTAAAAAAGAAATTACAGATTACTGAGAATAAATTAGCAATTTTAGAAAAGAATGTTTTTCTACTACCTAAAAACTAAATATTTTTTCATAGAGGTGTTAGATCCTTTTCATGTTAATAG
It encodes the following:
- a CDS encoding TrpB-like pyridoxal phosphate-dependent enzyme, translating into MLEKVRFDLPQDEIPTEWYNILPDLPEPLPEPQDPTGKSFEILKQVLPSKVLELEFSKERYIKIPEEVLQRYLQVGRPTPIIRARKLEEYLGGHIKIYMKMESHTYTGSHKINSALAHVYFAKLDNAKFVSTETGAGQWGSAVALASALFNIQAHIFMVRTSYYAKPYRRYLMQMYNAQVHPSPSEFTRYGREVLAKDPNTPGSLGIAISEAVYYALENGGKYVVGSVVNSDILFKTIAGMEAKKQMEMIGEDPNYIIGVVGGGSNYAALAYPFLGEELRKGKVRRKYIASGAIEVPKMTKGVYKYDYPDTAKVLPMLKMYTIGSDFIPAPVYAGGLRYHAVAPTLSLLMYKGIVQARDYSQEEAFAWAKLFSQIEGWVPAPETSHALPILKEIVEEAKKSGEKKTVLISFSGHGLLDLANYADVLGFNKE